The genome window ATGCGCTACGGTGGTCTCAATGCacacttacccaaaacatttccaacgaatgcccggaaatttacatgccatctccataggtTTGTAAGTATAATTGGCATGTTCAGACTGCACCTGCGGGTTTCGCTAATCCACTTCACGAGATATACCTTGATGTCTTGTTgtttcacccttctcatcttctttctcgaaccctcttccccacacttattaatttgaatgattgatatggggagaggttcggtacacacattcatctcatcagactgctctgcctcctcatcctcacacaccatctgattcaccagtgactcttcatcagataaaggattcattggtatggtattatcctccacaacctcctcctccatgtgagaataatctctaatatcatcaGGTAATGGTGAAAGGCGTTCttctagttctatcttcatttttaacttctGACACTTGGAAACTAGAAAGCTGATTCAATCTTCATCAGAAAGGTTGGGTGCTGATAAATACTGCTCAAGTTTGGACAAAGTCACTTCCAACATAGCAAGCTTTTTCTCCTCTTCGGTCTTAGAATATTCCTCGGGATGAtactgtcggtatccctgatacggtcttgagatgtacgcatccatcatttttttatttcaatactctggattttccaaatacaccgcgcacacatcatcataatcataagtatgattacgaccgcaacagaaacatTGTCCATCCGTCCTTGGTTCATAATAAGTATCCTCGTCCCGATCCCATCCGTTAGAGTAATAACCATCCTCTACCGTTTTATCAGAATCAAAGAAATATGGTGGAGGGGAAGgattatcatagcaaggcatcggtGTTTCTTCCAATTTCGCTTTTTCCCGTCTAAatcgggcctcgtggcaaccgatacacgggtgAAGTGGTTCCCTGCACAAAATGCATGTAAGAGAGCTGCATAATATTGTAAGACctgtcatcctgcacaaacaCAAGCACCACGCGTAAatctgaacaaaacaaaacaaaactgacactatttttggatttctttttactaaaacttatcactaaacactttgcgcacgcctccccggcaacgaTGCCATTTTGATGTTTGTCGTTATagacatgcaaaaaccaactaaactatgtagataggataagtcggatatcgaaccagaggaggattgtggaaaatGTTATGATGCTAAGTATTAATTAACTAATGCTAAAAAGTAAAATTCAATTGATGGTTTGATTGTTTAGGAGAATTGTCTAGGTTAACGAATAAAAATTGAGAATTAAATCAATAGGAGAgaagatggttcctccagatttcaggttttacagttagcttcaactatgtgtttaatcgtgacctacatagacataggtgttaattttgattaactaattgtgataaccaacgactaagtactccggttaATACATagcgggaggttatcgaatgattatcaattacaattacaaaccctaaacccatgtcaaatatatcccaattactagaactctcgggaactgaatgcttagaaattaaggtttaaataaatacAATTGTTTACAATCACTAAGTCAAATCAATGATGAAAAACATCGAATACTTAGATCACCAAGTTAAAACGATTGTAACAAACACGCAGTATCatctaacttacaaaaaccctccatccggaagAAACCAATACGAGATTAGCCGCTCATCATGTCTCTGTTCACGTGCACTCCCTTAATATTGTGAgtgatgatgatgttgaaaaCCTTCCGCCGTCAATATATTCCCACAATTGATCCAAAACAAAAGCCCAGCCACCACTTCCAAGATGTCGGCCCATATGCATAATGATGATTCTTTGTAGAATGGCCAAATGATCTTTGTATATTCCCACAAGCAGTCCATGTATATGATAATTGCGGCCCACTTTTGGGTTTGTTTCCTTGTGGATTGAATTTTACCCGTATAACAATCCTCCCAAAATAATGCTACAGATATATTCCCTCCTAATTATCCTCCTAAGTTATTATGTTTTCAGTTACACTTTGACTACATAAATTTTCAGTTATATTTTGACTAAAtccttgtatatatatatgtggttGATAAATGAAAGAGATATACACTTCTCATCTTCTCATATTTATCTTATTTTTCAtatcacgttatcagcacgaggcTCTAACAAACTGAGATTTATCGGAAATCTGAGATATCAGAAATCTGAGATCAATCACAAGAATTTGTAGCCGTTTTCCCGTCGCCGGCCAACAACACATATTCATCACTCTGTTTCTGTTTTGTGATTCCGAACATCTTCGGCTCATACATCCAGACAAAATGTCGAACTTATCAAAACTCGAATTCGTCGCCCTTGACATCTCGGGAAATAACTACCTCCCATGGACTCTTGATGCGAAAATTCATCTGACAGCAAATAATCTAGGTGCGACAATCAATGATGAGAATCAAACCTCCGCTCAAGATAAGGCTAAGGCCATGATATTCCTTCGTCACCGTCTTCACGAAGACTTGAAGAGGGAGTATCTTACTGTTGAGGACCCTCTCGAGTTGTGGAAAAATATCAAAGAAATATTTGACCACCAGAAGCTGGTCTTGCTCCCTAAAGCTCGCTATGAATGGCTTCATTTGAGGCTACAAGATTATAAAAGTGTTAGCGAGTACAACTCTGCTCTTTTCCGCATCACCTCTGAGCTTAAATTATGTGGTGAAAAAATAACCGACGAAGACATGCTTGAGAAAACTTTCTCAACGTTCCATGCATCAAACATGCTCCTGTCGCAGCAGTATAGGGAACGTAAATTTACAAAATATTCTGAATTAATATCATGTTTGTTGGTCGCGGAGCAAAACAACAAGCTCCTACTACAAAATCATCAAGCGCGACCAGTCGGTGCAAGCCCATTGCCAGAAGCCAATGCGGCAAATTATCAAAGCGGACGTGGGAGAGATCACGGTCGCGGTCGCGGGCGTGGTCGTGGAAGGAGCAATACATGGCGAAGAGAATCTCAAAATTCTAAATCTAGTGGTGGCGAATCGAGCTGACAAAACACGGGACGACCTCCTAGAGGGAGAATCGGCGAGAGCCAAAACAATATATGTTATAAATGTGGAATGTCAAATCATTGGTCCCGcacatgtcacacccctaaacACCTCGTTGAGGCATATCAACGCATGAtgaaagaaaaaggaaagaatgCTGAAACTAATCTGATTGAGAATGCACCTTCACCCACGATATCAGACGTTCATTTGGATGCATGCGATTTCATTGAAAATGTTCGTGATGTTTAAACATATTTAACGTACcttttatgttttacttttcaCATTGTGACCTTGGTATTTGGTTTGGTTTGAAACTTTTGCAATGTTTTATTTTTACTCTTTgcattaatttttatttatttcctAAAGAAATATGCATGCTGGCTCCAGTAGAGCTATTATTGGTGATGAATGTCTGGTAGATAGCGGTAGTACTAACACTATTCTCAAAGATATGAAATAGCTACCCGAAATGTAGCGTTTGCCCGACTATTAACGCAAATCATACAGTTGAGAGCTCATTTCCCTGAAAATCCAATTAAAACCATACGGGTGGATAATGCAAGAGAATTCACATCCCAAGCTTTTAACGATTATTGTATGTCGATTGGGATAAAGGTTGAACATCCAGTAGCTCATGTTCATACACAAAATGGTT of Helianthus annuus cultivar XRQ/B chromosome 1, HanXRQr2.0-SUNRISE, whole genome shotgun sequence contains these proteins:
- the LOC110891663 gene encoding uncharacterized protein LOC110891663, producing the protein MSNLSKLEFVALDISGNNYLPWTLDAKIHLTANNLGATINDENQTSAQDKAKAMIFLRHRLHEDLKREYLTVEDPLELWKNIKEIFDHQKLVLLPKARYEWLHLRLQDYKSVSEYNSALFRITSELKLCGEKITDEDMLEKTFSTFHASNMLLSQQYRERKFTKYSELISCLLVAEQNNKLLLQNHQARPVGASPLPEANAANYQSGRGRDHGRGRGRGRGRSNTWRRESQNSKSSGGESS